Proteins from a single region of Cytophagaceae bacterium:
- a CDS encoding class I SAM-dependent methyltransferase — protein MKDVKLLVKSGYDNLGNQYREHFEKEKNIHYQKWLGIIKNSIQPGNRIIELGCADGIPTAKFLSQYYQYLGIDISSKQIEIAKNNVPNGDFMEADMSNLEFPNNEFSGIIALYSIIHLPISEQPNLLRSIYSWLKPQGIFMSILGAESWTGTEEDWIKPGVKMYWSHADASTYKNWFNELGFILLESYFVPEGNLGHTFFLLKKP, from the coding sequence ATGAAAGACGTGAAACTTCTTGTAAAAAGTGGCTATGATAATTTGGGAAATCAATACAGAGAACACTTTGAAAAAGAGAAGAATATTCATTATCAAAAATGGTTGGGTATTATTAAAAATAGCATCCAACCAGGAAACCGAATTATTGAATTAGGCTGTGCCGACGGCATTCCAACAGCTAAATTTTTAAGTCAATATTATCAATATTTGGGAATTGATATTTCTTCCAAACAAATTGAAATAGCAAAAAATAATGTACCAAATGGAGATTTCATGGAGGCTGATATGTCTAATCTGGAATTTCCAAATAATGAATTTTCAGGAATCATTGCTCTTTATTCTATCATTCATTTGCCAATTTCTGAACAACCAAATTTGTTACGTTCAATATATAGTTGGCTAAAACCACAAGGTATTTTTATGAGTATTTTAGGTGCTGAAAGCTGGACTGGCACTGAAGAAGACTGGATAAAACCTGGTGTAAAAATGTATTGGAGCCATGCTGATGCAAGTACCTACAAAAATTGGTTTAATGAACTGGGGTTCATCCTGTTAGAGAGTTATTTTGTTCCGGAAGGCAATTTGGGGCATACATTTTTTCTCTTAAAAAAACCATAA